Below is a genomic region from Salvelinus fontinalis isolate EN_2023a chromosome 2, ASM2944872v1, whole genome shotgun sequence.
TCTTATCCACCTCATGGTTTGTGAATTGATAGCAGTATTATAACCCCATTTTATCAAAGAAGAAGCATTATGTGAATGATAATGAAAAATGTAATCTTGCCAAGTAAAACGGTTATTATCCACCATACAGAGACATTCTACCAGTCTATTGTTTAAGATCCGGCACTGTGTTTCAGGGCCAGTTCTCAGTTTGGGTAAGGTGGGTGACCTTTGACTTTTGTCCTAAGCCGGGGTGACGAAGAACACCAGCCTGAAAGAGTAGACCGTGTCCACAATGTAAACCACAAGGTTGAAACAGGTCATGAACGCCACTACGACCTGGTTATCCCAGTAGCAGCTGCGGCCACACCAGCTTGGTCTGCTGTGGTTGTTCTGGAAGCTATAGAGAGGCCATATCACCACGCACGTCATGTACATCAGCACGGCCAGCACGTTGTAGCCCGTCAGCACCTTGTCGAACGAGAACGGGAAGAGCGACAGCAGGCGGCAGATAGTAAAGAGGATGATGATGAGGGCGAAGATGAAACATAGCGAATAGACCGCCACGCACCACTGGAGCCCTGGAAACAGCGAGTAGCGGCCATGGTCCAGAGAGATGAAGATGATGCAGGCCACGAAGGCCTCGAGGACCTTGAGGAGGCCCGGGACGGTGGAGAGGAACCCGCTGATCTCGCCGGGTTTGGCCCGTGTCAGGCCCACCTCCGTGGCGTACAAGATGaaggacagacaggaagtgacGGTGGCGGCGATCTGCTTCCCGCATGAGGCACAGGTGAAGAAGGTGGGGTAGATGATGGAGGCAGCCAGCACCTGTTAAAGCCCAAGACAATAGATAATGATGATGGATGAATAACAGCAATGGAATAGGATAAACAGCATCAGAGTTTGAAGACAATAACATGGAATGTCAGTGGACTTAATTGACTCATTAAAGTTGTGAAAGTGCTATGGGTGTCACCTGATACTTCCACTTCATCTACTACCAATGTAGCTCCCACTCAATAAATCATTCCAAAATGTTGGCAAAGCTACA
It encodes:
- the LOC129831963 gene encoding myeloid-associated differentiation marker-like, which codes for MVTLDTRTLTVPVGIVRMLEVVLTCISFSLVASVGHYDSSYWAWCMFTWVFCCFVTLLILIMEFTTLHARVPISWDDFTTAFAMLSTLMVLAASIIYPTFFTCASCGKQIAATVTSCLSFILYATEVGLTRAKPGEISGFLSTVPGLLKVLEAFVACIIFISLDHGRYSLFPGLQWCVAVYSLCFIFALIIILFTICRLLSLFPFSFDKVLTGYNVLAVLMYMTCVVIWPLYSFQNNHSRPSWCGRSCYWDNQVVVAFMTCFNLVVYIVDTVYSFRLVFFVTPA